The following DNA comes from Camelina sativa cultivar DH55 chromosome 14, Cs, whole genome shotgun sequence.
CCCAATACAAAATCAATCAGATCAAACCAGACTCTgatataaaaaatagatgatcaTTGACAACAAAACTCACCTCTGTCAGCTCAGACAAGTGACGGGTTCTGAACTCGTTTATTGTGTTTGCAATTTCCGATGTCGGTAATTTGGCCTGAGAAGGTTTTTAACCCCAAAAAGGATCGATGATCGATCATGCactgtttgttttattctttggttaaaacttaaaagaaatcatttatgtttttaccTGAGCAAGAACAGCAGCTGCCAACTGTAGACTAGGCTCCAGAGTCTCTGGGACAACCTAACAGTTTTTTGTGATCGACATATATTATTAGTGTACCATTGATAACAAGTGTGTATCTATTGTCTAGCTAGAAGAGAGTGAAGGGTTTACCGCAGTAGCACCGGCTTTTTCTAGATTAAGACCATGAACTACATCGTGTGCACGGACAAAGGTTTTGACATTGGGGTAATACTTGCTCAAAGCCCACACACATCTGTAGTTTGCTCCTGGTGCGTCTAAGGCAACCACAGCAGCGCATGCTCTCTCTGCTCCAATTTTGTGGAgtacctgtttttttttttttttttttttttNNNNNNNNNNNNNNNNNNNNNNNNNNNNNNNNNNNNNNNNNNNNNNNNNNNNNNNNNNNNNNNNNNNNNNNNNNNNNNNNNNNNNNNNNNNNNNNNNNNNNNNNNNNNNNNNNNNNNNNNNNNNNNNNNNNNNNNNNNNNNNNNNNNNNNNNNNNNNNNNNNNNNNNNNNNNNNNNNNNNNNNNNNNNNNNNNNNNNNNNNNNNNNNNNNNNNNNNNNNNNNNNNNNNNNNNNNNNNNNNNNNNNNNNNNNNNNNNNNNNNNNNNNNNNNNNNNNNNNNNNNNNNNNNNNNNNNNNNNNNNNNNNNNNNNNNNNNNNNNNNNNNNNNNNNNNNNNNNNNNNNNNNNNNNNNNNNNNNNNNNNNNNNNNNNNNNNNNNNNNNNNNNNNNNNNNNNNNNNNNNNNNNNNNNNNNNNNNNNNNNNNNNNNNNNNNNNNNNNNNNNNNNNNNNNNNNNNNNNNNNNNNNNNNNNNNNNNNNNNNNNNNNNNNNNNNNNNNNNNNNNNNNNNNNNNNNNNNNNNNNNNNNNNNNNNNNNNNNNNNNNNNNNNNNNNNNNNNNNNNNNNNNNNNNNNNNNNNNNNNNNNNNNNNNNNNNNNNNNNNNNNNNttttttttttttttttttttttgcacaagTGAAGTAATATATTCATATGCTTGTATAATCTGTAATTGTCTAGTGTGTCTTTTTCTCTAttcatttttgtgtgtgtgtaccTCTCTACTACCAGCGTCTCCGAAATAAACAGGAAGATCCAAGGAACGCCCGATAGTCACTCTATCACTGTAGATTTAAAGGTTTTCAGGCAAGCACAGAATGTGAGAAAGAGATATGTGAAACTGGCTGGTGCAAACTAGACTTATAAAGCAGAGATTGAAATGTAATGTCAGCGTGTGTGTGCGGAAATTACTGATAGTCCCCACCCCACATCTCCAGATTGATACGAGAACAAAACATTGAAACCTACTTTAGCCCACAAAGATTATCTGCCAATAGAGGCAATGAATAAGGTTACCTGCTGACATCGAGGGCAACAAATGGGATAAGTCTTTCTGAGAGAAGCTGAGCGATTATCTACaagttacaaacaaaaaatggtcaTGAGGTTAGATACTACGAGCTATCCTTTGAAGCAGACTATCTAGAGAGATGTTCTCATATACGAGCATAAACTAAAGAAGTTCACATAGTATATTAAACCTGCCCAACTCGACCAAATCCGCAAATAATTATGTGATCTTGCAAATCATCCGTCTGCAAATAAAATCAGACAAGAAAAAATACTCATCAGTCGGTCTTGTAATGAATTTCTCAATTAGAGAACGTGTGAGCTTCACTGAATTCAGGTGGTACCAGGATTGATGGATTATTTCCTGACAGAGTTATATATGCTATAAACGAAACATCATGATTCCTACCTCACTCTCAACCGGCAACAAACTTCGAACATCATGCAACTCAAACCGAGATGCAATTAACTGGCCACCAGCAGCTAACCAAGGTGTGATAGCCATTGAGATTCCCACGACAAGAAACAGCAACGAAGATAACTGGGGAGACATTATACCCtgaagaaacaaccacatattAGGCCTACAGGGATAAAAGGTAGTTGAAAACCATTAAGTTTTGAAGAACATTGGTGCTTATATACTCATGTAGATGACAAACCTGATTGACAGCTTCTCCGAAAGCAACAAATGCAAATTCTCCCCCCGGGGCNAACGAAGATAACTGGGGAGACATTATACCCTGGAAGAACCAACCACATATTAGGGCCTATAGGGAGGGATAAAAGGTAGTTGAAAACCATTAAGTTTTGAAGAACATTGCTGCTTTTATAATCATGTAGATAACAAACCTGATTGACAGCTTCTCCGAAAGCAACAAATGCAAATTCTCCCCCCGGGGCCAGAAGTAGCCCTACCCGAATTGCAGATATTATTGAAATGCCGAACAATTTGCCCATAATCACGACTAACATAGTCTTTCCCACTATCAAGAGTCCCAAAGTTCCCACTATCACAGGGAAATTAGAGAGAAGTAATTTCGGATCAATAGACATGCCAACCTGAAATGAGTGGAActctttttgttagtttttataCCTGTGCTTACAGTTGATTACTAATATCAGGATCTTACTAAAACACAAGTAAGTCTTACTTTTCACCATCTATAATTCGTGATTCTTTCCAAAATATGGATACAGTCATAAGGAAAGTTATGTTACCGTCATGAAGAAGAGTCCCAGTAAAAGACCACGATATGGAGCAATATCTGATTCTACTTGTAAGGAAAATTCTGTCTCTGCAAGAAGTAGACCAGCCAAAAACGCTCCTAGTGCCATGGAAAGTCCAGCCTGATTTACAGAAGCGGAAAAATTAAGTGACGGAAACGAATAGCATGTCAGTAAAATAGTCCAATACCAACAAGATCACGGTCATACCCTAGCTGTCAATAAACTAGTCCCAAGAATAACAAGAAGCGTGTTGGCAGAGAATATCTCAGCGTTTCTGTTTTCTGCAATTTGCTTGTAGATTGGTCGAAGAAGctgtataaaacaaaatgccATAGATTAAAACTCTATTGAAACAGATGAATTGAGTACTGGAAGTAGCAGTGACAGCACAGTAGTTCATGAAAACGTGCCTCTTCCTTTTGTAGCAAATCTAAAACAATCACCTAACAAGTTCGGTGGTaattaacttattttaataTCCGGGATCTCAAAAGTTAAAAGCATCTGAGCCTTACAAGACGGCCACCAGCAATTATGGCAGTAATAGCAACTGCTGCTTTGACTGCAGCAAGCCCAAGAGCTTCAGCAATGGCTTGAAATCCAATCTGTAAACAGCAGTTAGCAACTTAGCATTTTGCTAGCACTGATACTTACTAGACTTCCTTAAGTTAATCTCGCATAGTAGCAATTTCAACCAGCAATAGCAACAGATGACCACAACGTTTCTTCTTAAGAGAGCAACGAAATGATCAAACCTTCTTAGACAATTGCCAACACATGGCATCGAGCAGAAAAAGAAGCCGTacccaagaaaaagaaaccctAGAGATGAGCTTACCCCTCCTTTCGATGAATTAGGTGATATAAGTGGGATGAGAATCAGTAAAACAACTACAGCTAGATCCTGTgaagagaaacaacaaactGATGAGAAATGCCCCAGCATAGTTGTCGTTATACAAGTACAGAATTAACTCTGTACTGAACCGACCTGGAAAAGCAAGACGGAAAATGAAGCCCTTCCATGTCTGGATGTACTCTCACCTCGTTCTTGTAGAACCTGAAAACCAGGTATATTGTTTCTGTTCAACCATAGCGTCATTGCATAAAAAACATGAAAGGGCTGTTACAGACTTTCTTTCATTAAGACCCCTATGTGAATACAACCAAAAAGGTCACCTGAAGGACAACAGCAGTGGAGGACAGTGCCAGGCCATTTCCAATCACTATTGCCGCTGGACCAGCTTGACCAGCAACATAATGGGCAATCAATCCAACTACAGCTGCTGTCAATAGAACCTAGATTTCAACAATATTAGTACAAGTTAAGCATGTACGTATTGTAGTAGTTGAAATATATGATGTGGAATGATATACGCAGATCTACATATCACCTGAGCGGAGCCTAATCCAAAAACATATTTCTTCATGGAACTCAGTCTTTCAACAGATAGCtgtcaaatcaaaacaaaacaaatatggcTTTTCGAGCAAACACAATTTGAAAGCAAAAGGATacataaaacttatataaaaaaaagtacctCAAGGCCAATGTTGAACAGCAAGAAAACAACTCCAAATTCTGCGATGGCCCTGGTCCCGTGCACATTACGGATTATCGAAAGACCATATGGACCAATCAGAATTCCAGCTGCCAAATACCCAAGAACAGGGCTGCCTATACATTGCAGCAGATGAAGCCATCAAGATGGCACATAAATCTCTATGCAACATGATTGCGAGACCAGAACTGAAAATCTCTTTTGACTGATGAGAACATGGAAATCGTAAAAGTTTGAGGGAAAGGGAAAACAAATAGTGATGCAATGGATagaaataacaaaaccaaaaaagaatcCTACTTACCTCCAGGAATCTTCTGAAATAAAGGCACAAATATGACGCTTGCCAGCAGTAAccacaaaaaatcaaaaagggaAGCTTCTTCCTCATTGACCTAATAATGGTAGAAAGTTTCAGCCTGCAAAGTACATTCCAAATAATGTTCACTctgaaaaaaaccaaagaacaaTCATTAATACCTCCTGGTGAGGGAGCATCTGAAGTAGTTTTTTAATTCTCTTGGGAATTTTTTGCACTTGCCGGATCAATGGCTTCGTACTGGAAGAGCCGTTTTCCGTACTAGTGCTGATAACATCTGGCTGTTGAAGCAGCTGATTGTTTCCCCCTACTCCATTGGAGTATAATGTCAGTCTGGAACGAATAAGAAGatcatatcaacaaaaagaCTAAACTTGAAGTACTAAAATGATCCTTCAAAAATTGACGAAAGTAAGAGTAAGTTTTCAAACTGACCCTGCTCCAAGAAGTGCAAACCCAAGAACTAGTTTGGGCCATTGCTTTTTGACAGAATCAACCAGACTCGCGAACACTGTGGCGGTCCCATCTGgattggaagagaagaaagatgcaGAAAAGAAACGGGAAGATTTATTAAAGGATGCCTTGGGAGAATTAAGAGAGGAACCCTCTTTTGGCATGTCTTTCTCCTGTTTTTTCGTCTGAACATTAATTTTTGACTTTTCAAAATCTGCTTCAACCACTTTAGAAGACTCTATATTTGGCTTTCCATTCTCATGATCGCTTGACTCATAAGGCTGAGTTAGTTTTTGAGTCTTCTGACCAGCAATATCTGGTACAAGATCAGATGTGTTCTGTACCGCTAAAAAATCTTCATCTTTAGGTGATTCTTTTGAAAACTGATGGCTTACATCTTCAATATTATTTGAGAGTACTTCCTCATCCTTGACAGGAGCTTCTTCATCCGAGAGTTGGGTCTGAGTTTCCTCTGGGGTCTGAGAAATGGAGAGAGACTTTTCTGCTCTCTGCAAAGCGATCTCTGCATCATTAACGCGTTGAGTAGCCTCGAGCTCAAATGCTACAGCTTGCTCAGCCAGTTTCATAATATTAGCGACATCCTCCTCGGCTTTCAAGGCATTGATCTGTATTGTCTCGGCGAACTCACTCAACTTGTCCACTTGCTTCTGCAGCTCGTCTTTTTTGCTTTGCAGAGAATTCAGTTGGGCCTCACAATTTGCTAAATTCACTTGGCATTCTTTGATATCATCCTTAGCAGCTAAAAGGGCACCTTCTTTATCCTTGACATCATCTGTTCTCTCGTCAGTCTCTTGAGACGCTTGTGGAGTATCATTCCCTGCAGCAGCTGATTCAAGTGATTCCACTATGACCTGAAGCTTAGCTTCAGCAAGAGATAAGGCCATAGTAGCCTTATGAAGGGCTTCTTTAGCAAGAGATTCCTCATCGACGGTATCACGAATGACATCAAGGGTTTTGTTAACGTGATGCCAAGCAGTAGCGGCTTCATCCTTGAGTGCAATGGCTCTTTCTGAGAATCTCTGAGCCTTTTCCTCAAACATGGTACTATTAAGTCTAGCAACTTCCAATTCTTTAATTGCCGTGTGTAGTAGCTCCTTGAGCTCCTCCAAACTCGCGTCTATATCTTCATTCAAATCTGTAGTTTCATTACTTTCGGAAGATTCCCCAGTTCGATCATCACTATCTAGAGAATCATTGCCCTGACAACTTAACCTAAACCCAAAACCTCGGAGGCGAGTGCcaagtaatgattttttttggcaagaaTGCAAATTATGACTATAAAACCTTGTAGAGAAAGAACAACCCGGATTCAAATTCAATCGAAGACACGACGAGTGCACTTTGGGAATCCTGATTCCTTTGGGATTTGAAAAGCAGTAGTGGTAGTAACTCGCACCATGAGATAGAATCGGCCGTGGAACAGTAGACGCAAATTCCATGTCGAATTAATTCAAAAACTAGACCTTTACTTGGTTCCTCGAACCTTAATATATACTAAACACCTGTCTCTGgagcaaaacaacaaaaaaatcgaaaattccAGGAAGCCACATCATACACAATTCAgacttgaaataaaaaaaaatacggcGACAACGACaagcgagaaagagagaaagagagagagagagagactaaccAATCATTGAGAACTGAGAGTACCAACAGATGGCGCGAGCTCGTCTTTGAATCAGagattatttttcaaatttttttcccaGTCAAAAAACTGATAAGAGTTTCTCGCCAACCAGACATCATCATCCTCGTTTCATGGTATTTTTGGTAAGGACTATTTTCCCCGATATATTTACGAAAACACCCTGCGCTTCCCCTAAAATAAATGAATGATCCACATCACCCGATAACCACTTGGTTTAATTTTATCCGGTATAACGCATTTTACTTTGAACCGAATAGATGATGATaagaaaacagagaacaaaCATTCAAATCCTACCATGCATACATGGATATCGCATATTCGATTATAGACCATGACCATCCATCAGTATGCAAGCATATCATTGATCACTCTgtcaaaaaatcatatttgttgCTTTTCTCGACCGTAATATTTAATGTGATTATTGTGATAAATAACCAAcgaatcaaaagaagaagaaaaaatcatgtCTGGACTCTTGATTATGGAAACAACtcattacaaataaaaatcaaatcacacaACACTCACTCAACAAGAGATATATATTCAAGACTGTGAATCGCCGTTTTCTTCCTTGGTCTCCACTGCGATATCTTCCGTAGCCTCTGGAGGAAGAGTGTTGCCTGAGGCTGTGCGACGGTGGTTCGCCGCTTGGAGCACGTGGGCGTAGTTTCCTTTCTCCATAAAGAGTTGGTTAAAGTGATGCCGACAATACAGAACGCTGTCTAAGGAGGCGTAAGAGGAATGAGTGAGCGTACAGCCACCGTGAGCGCACCGGAAACATGTCTTATGGAAGCATTCTCCTTCCATTTGTACCTGTTAGCAGCAATTAACCCATCAATTCAACATTTTCTGGAACCAACAACCAACATAAGGTTCTGATATCGAATCCATAGTAAACTAaacagaccaaaaaaaaaaacaattttgtttttgcccGTTTGATCTAATCTAGTAATAAATCATATGAACCGAATAAATCTAAggacatggaaaaaaaaaaccccccaaAACTGAAATGCCGACTAATAGAGcacataaaattttgtgtttctaCAATACCAGTTCGTTGCAATTTTGCTTAAATCTACAAATCTACAAGTTAGGGACTTGATGGTAA
Coding sequences within:
- the LOC104738613 gene encoding K(+) efflux antiporter 1, chloroplastic-like; protein product: MEFASTVPRPILSHGASYYHYCFSNPKGIRIPKVHSSCLRLNLNPGCSFSTRFYSHNLHSCQKKSLLGTRLRGFGFRLSCQGNDSLDSDDRTGESSESNETTDLNEDIDASLEELKELLHTAIKELEVARLNSTMFEEKAQRFSERAIALKDEAATAWHHVNKTLDVIRDTVDEESLAKEALHKATMALSLAEAKLQVIVESLESAAAGNDTPQASQETDERTDDVKDKEGALLAAKDDIKECQVNLANCEAQLNSLQSKKDELQKQVDKLSEFAETIQINALKAEEDVANIMKLAEQAVAFELEATQRVNDAEIALQRAEKSLSISQTPEETQTQLSDEEAPVKDEEVLSNNIEDVSHQFSKESPKDEDFLAVQNTSDLVPDIAGQKTQKLTQPYESSDHENGKPNIESSKVVEADFEKSKINVQTKKQEKDMPKEGSSLNSPKASFNKSSRFFSASFFSSNPDGTATVFASLVDSVKKQWPKLVLGFALLGAGLTLYSNGVGGNNQLLQQPDVISTSTENGSSSTKPLIRQVQKIPKRIKKLLQMLPHQEVNEEEASLFDFLWLLLASVIFVPLFQKIPGGSPVLGYLAAGILIGPYGLSIIRNVHGTRAIAEFGVVFLLFNIGLELSVERLSSMKKYVFGLGSAQVLLTAAVVGLIAHYVAGQAGPAAIVIGNGLALSSTAVVLQVLQERGESTSRHGRASFSVLLFQDLAVVVLLILIPLISPNSSKGGIGFQAIAEALGLAAVKAAVAITAIIAGGRLLLRPIYKQIAENRNAEIFSANTLLVILGTSLLTARAGLSMALGAFLAGLLLAETEFSLQVESDIAPYRGLLLGLFFMTVGMSIDPKLLLSNFPVIVGTLGLLIVGKTMLVVIMGKLFGISIISAIRVGLLLAPGGEFAFVAFGEAVNQGIMSPQLSSLLFLVVGISMAITPWLAAGGQLIASRFELHDVRSLLPVESETDDLQDHIIICGFGRVGQIIAQLLSERLIPFVALDVSSDRVTIGRSLDLPVYFGDAGSREVLHKIGAERACAAVVALDAPGANYRCVWALSKYYPNVKTFVRAHDVVHGLNLEKAGATAVVPETLEPSLQLAAAVLAQAKLPTSEIANTINEFRTRHLSELTELSEASGSSLGYGFSRASKPKPQPSDASDENQIIEGGTLAI